From the Lolium rigidum isolate FL_2022 chromosome 2, APGP_CSIRO_Lrig_0.1, whole genome shotgun sequence genome, one window contains:
- the LOC124688148 gene encoding cysteine-rich receptor-like protein kinase 44: MVKSPYRLRHRRLMDTAPAAAISSDSGHAGSKGGMPIMVSILVVVIICTLCYCVYCWRWRKRNAVKRNEIERLRPLSNSDLPVMDLSLIQAATNNFSKENKLGEGGFGPVYRGVLDGGSEIAVKRLSARSRQGAEEFRNEVELIAKLQHRNLVRLLGCCVENDEKMLVYEYLPNRSLDAFLFGTARTAHLDWRMRQSIILGIARGLLYLHEDSYLKIVHRDLKASNVLLDNKMNPKISDFGMAKIFEDEVIEVNTGHVVGTYGYMAPEYAMEGVFSVKSDVFSFGVLVLEILSGQRNGAMYMQEHQHTLIQDAWKFWNEDRAAEFMDASLADGAYSKDEVWRCYHAGLLCVQESPELRPTMSSALLMLISDQTTSLPSPQRPPLFARTKKAVSPSGYSFGTETTSKTQSVNDVSITMIQPR, from the exons ATGGTTAAATCGCCGTACCGTCTTCGACATCGCCGGTTGATGGACACCGCACCTGCAGCGGCGATCAGCAGTGATTCAG GACATGCAGGCTCCAAGGGTGGGATGCCTATCATGGTCTCCATCCTGGTGGTCGTCATCATCTGCACTCTCTGCTACTGCGTCTACTGCTGGAGATGGAGGAAACGCAACG CTGTGAAGAGGAATGAGATAGAGAGGCTGAGGCCACTGTCCAACTCGGACTTGCCTGTGATGGACCTCTCCTTAATCCAGGCCGCCACCAACAACTTCTCCAAGGAGAACAAGCTCGGCGAAGGCGGTTTCGGTCCTGTTTACAGG GGCGTCCTGGATGGCGGCTCGGAGATCGCCGTGAAGCGGCTGTCGGCGAGGTcgcggcagggtgccgaggagtTCCGGAACGAGGTGGAGCTGATCGCGAAGCTGCAGCACAGGAACCTGGTGCGGCTGCTGGGGTGCTGCGTGGAGAATGACGAGAAGATGCTCGTCTACGAGTACCTCCCCAACCGGAGCCTCGACGCATTCCTCTTCG GTACTGCAAGGACTGCACACCTGGACTGGAGGATGAGGCAGAGCATCATCCTGGGCATCGCTCGCGGCCTGCTCTACCTCCATGAGGACTCCTACCTGAAGATCGTGCACCGGGACCTCAAGGCCAGCAATGTGCTCCTCGACAACAAGATGAACCCCAAGATCTCCGACTTCGGCATGGCTAAGATCTTCGAGGACGAGGTGATCGAGGTCAACACTGGCCACGTGGTCGGAACATA CGGCTACATGGCGCCAGAGTACGCGATGGAGGGCGTCTTCTCGGTGAAGTCGGACGTGTTCAGCTTCGGGGTGCTGGTGCTGGAGATCCTCAGCGGCCAGCGCAACGGCGCAATGTACATGCAGGAGCACCAGCACACCCTCATCCAAGAC gcgTGGAAGTTCTGGAACGAGGACAGGGCGGCGGAGTTCATGGACGCGTCGCTGGCGGACGGCGCCTACTCCAAGGACGAGGTGTGGCGGTGCTACCACGCCGGCCTGCTCTGCGTGCAGGAGAGCCCAGAGCTCCGGCCCACCATGTCCAGCGCCCTGCTCATGCTCATCAGCGACCAGACCACGTCGCTGCCGTCGCCCCAGCGGCCGCCGCTCTTCGCCAGGACGAAGAAGGCCGTATCGCCGTCGGGGTACTCGTTCGGGACCGAGACGACGTCCAAGACGCAGTCCGTCAACGACGTGTCCATCACCATGATCCAGCCACGATAA